From Lentimicrobiaceae bacterium, a single genomic window includes:
- a CDS encoding VWA domain-containing protein, with amino-acid sequence MTKKKFLLIFILFPLFISAQNKSNQNEGEPLSRILFVFDASQSMVGRWQSDIKMNIAKKMMSSLLDSLSSFDNLQVALRVYGHQKPYPPADCNDTKLEIPFSFDNFSKVKTRIQSLEPKGTTPLSYALEQAAGDFPACDNCKNIIILITDGIEECAGDPCAASIALQKSGVAMKPFIIGIGRDFKEAFNCVGTYYDASSETAFQKALSSVISQALNATTLQVNLLDINNKPTETNVNMTFYDHATGKLKYNFIHTLNHIGLPDTMTLDPMLNYDLVVHTVPPVRLDSISLTPGSHVTATLSAPQGYLNLKIGANERIVKNLQAIIRQHGKMQTLCAQGFGETKKYICGKYDIEILTLPRLYLNDVTISQSQTTTIDIPLPGIVVIRKSVNGYGSLFIERNGQLEWVYDLRENVLQETLVLQPGNYQVIYRSKNAERAMYTIENSFTILPGGTSNINLFSY; translated from the coding sequence ATGACAAAAAAGAAGTTTCTGCTCATATTCATTCTTTTCCCATTGTTTATTTCTGCCCAAAACAAATCGAATCAAAATGAGGGAGAACCATTAAGCAGAATACTGTTTGTTTTTGATGCTTCGCAAAGTATGGTAGGCAGATGGCAGAGCGACATAAAGATGAATATTGCAAAAAAAATGATGAGTAGTTTGCTCGACAGCCTGTCGTCATTTGACAATTTGCAGGTTGCACTTCGCGTTTACGGGCATCAGAAGCCATATCCGCCTGCAGACTGTAATGACACCAAACTTGAGATTCCTTTTTCGTTTGATAATTTCAGCAAAGTCAAAACACGAATCCAAAGCCTTGAACCCAAAGGAACTACCCCCCTATCTTATGCGCTTGAACAGGCTGCAGGCGACTTTCCGGCCTGCGATAATTGCAAAAATATCATCATACTCATCACTGATGGTATTGAAGAGTGTGCAGGTGATCCATGCGCAGCTTCCATTGCTCTGCAGAAAAGTGGTGTGGCCATGAAACCTTTTATTATTGGCATAGGACGTGATTTTAAGGAAGCATTCAATTGTGTTGGCACATATTATGACGCCTCCAGCGAAACAGCCTTTCAAAAGGCTTTAAGCTCAGTAATTAGCCAGGCACTCAACGCCACAACATTACAGGTTAATCTGCTTGATATAAACAACAAGCCAACAGAAACAAATGTGAATATGACTTTTTATGATCATGCAACAGGAAAGTTGAAATACAACTTTATACACACCCTGAATCACATCGGGCTTCCTGACACCATGACACTTGACCCAATGCTCAATTACGACCTGGTGGTTCACACTGTTCCGCCTGTCCGGCTCGACAGTATAAGCCTGACCCCCGGGTCGCATGTTACGGCCACGCTGAGTGCTCCACAAGGTTATCTGAATCTGAAAATAGGAGCAAATGAGCGTATTGTTAAAAATCTTCAGGCCATTATAAGACAGCATGGAAAAATGCAAACTTTATGTGCACAGGGGTTTGGCGAAACAAAAAAATACATTTGCGGCAAATATGATATTGAAATACTCACATTACCAAGGCTTTACCTTAACGATGTAACCATTTCTCAAAGTCAGACAACAACTATTGACATACCACTGCCCGGGATAGTTGTGATCAGAAAAAGTGTGAATGGTTATGGCAGCCTTTTTATAGAAAGAAACGGCCAGCTTGAATGGGTTTATGATTTGAGGGAAAATGTATTGCAGGAAACGCTGGTTTTACAGCCGGGGAACTACCAGGTTATATATCGTTCTAAAAATGCAGAAAGGGCCATGTACACCATAGAAAACTCGTTTACTATACTTCCGGGAGGAACGAGTAACATCAACCTCTTTTCATATTAG